A genomic region of Chlorobaculum parvum NCIB 8327 contains the following coding sequences:
- a CDS encoding SDR family oxidoreductase, which translates to MSAIPILITGATGYIGSRLLLDLIGRFGEGVRCRVAVRAGSDASFLKGFPVEIVRADVHDPIAIGEAVKGMEVVFHCAGMIAFTSNFRNRLHDTNVLGTRHVVDSCLEHGVKRMVMTSSIAAVGSETVDGVVVESTEHSTFTEWQRHNVYMESKHLAELECRRGLAEGLDVVMVNPGVVIGRNPEPGMPVSSSNETLRLIYEGRVPFCPEGSTGFVDVRDAADAHIAAWTKGKSGERYIIVGENLSFRELFSRIAALPGSRTGKPMVVGNLAGAAAGAGGELFSMLTGRPSFVSIESIRQASRSARFSNLRSIQELGISYRPFDETLRSAVAL; encoded by the coding sequence ATGTCAGCAATTCCGATACTCATTACCGGTGCAACGGGTTACATAGGTTCACGGCTTCTGCTTGATCTTATCGGCAGGTTCGGTGAAGGCGTGCGTTGCCGAGTTGCGGTCAGAGCGGGTTCGGACGCTTCGTTCCTCAAGGGCTTTCCGGTCGAGATCGTTCGCGCGGATGTGCACGATCCAATCGCCATTGGAGAAGCGGTCAAGGGGATGGAGGTGGTGTTTCACTGCGCTGGAATGATCGCTTTTACCAGCAACTTCCGCAACCGGTTGCATGATACCAACGTGCTTGGCACTCGCCATGTGGTCGATTCGTGCCTTGAACACGGCGTGAAGCGCATGGTGATGACCAGCTCGATTGCCGCTGTCGGTTCCGAGACCGTGGATGGCGTCGTTGTTGAATCCACCGAGCACTCCACGTTTACCGAATGGCAGCGCCACAACGTTTATATGGAGTCCAAGCACCTGGCCGAACTCGAATGCCGGCGCGGCCTGGCTGAAGGGCTCGACGTGGTGATGGTCAATCCCGGCGTGGTGATCGGCCGGAACCCGGAGCCGGGTATGCCCGTCAGTTCATCGAACGAAACCTTGCGCCTGATCTACGAGGGGCGCGTGCCGTTCTGTCCTGAAGGATCGACTGGCTTTGTTGACGTCAGGGATGCGGCAGACGCCCATATCGCAGCGTGGACGAAGGGGAAATCGGGCGAGCGCTACATCATTGTCGGTGAAAATCTCTCCTTCCGGGAGCTGTTCAGCCGCATCGCCGCTCTGCCTGGCAGCCGCACCGGCAAGCCGATGGTCGTCGGCAACTTGGCCGGAGCTGCAGCCGGAGCTGGCGGCGAGCTCTTTTCGATGCTGACCGGACGCCCTTCGTTCGTCAGCATCGAGAGCATTCGGCAGGCTTCGCGTTCCGCTCGGTTCAGCAACCTGCGCTCGATTCAGGAGCTTGGCATCAGCTACCGGCCGTTTGACGAAACCCTCAGGAGCGCCGTGGCGTTGTAA
- the recA gene encoding recombinase RecA, producing MDKENSKQTAQPPVVDPARLKQLNLAIETLEKQFGKGSIMRLGDDSAVMHVKAISTGSMALDYALGVGGFPRGRVTEIYGPESSGKTTLALHAIAEAQKEGGIAALVDAEHAFDPTYARKLGVDINSLLVSQPESGEQALSIVETLVRSGAVDIVVVDSVAALVPQAELEGEMGDSVVGLQARLMSQALRKLTGAISKSSSVCIFINQLRDKIGVMYGSPETTTGGKALKFYSSVRLDIRRIAQIKDGEEVVGNRTKVKVVKNKVAPPFKIAEFDILYGEGISVLGELIDLAVEFGIIKKAGAWFSYGSEKLGQGRENVKRLLKEDETVRNTIRQQVRDTLTGTPTE from the coding sequence ATGGATAAAGAGAACTCAAAGCAGACAGCACAGCCGCCGGTGGTCGATCCGGCAAGGCTCAAGCAACTCAACCTGGCAATCGAAACGCTCGAAAAGCAGTTCGGCAAAGGTTCGATCATGCGCCTCGGCGATGATTCAGCCGTGATGCACGTCAAGGCGATTTCGACCGGCTCGATGGCGCTCGACTACGCGCTCGGCGTGGGCGGATTTCCTCGTGGCCGCGTGACCGAAATCTACGGCCCGGAGTCCTCCGGCAAGACCACGCTCGCCCTGCACGCCATCGCCGAAGCGCAGAAAGAGGGCGGTATTGCTGCGCTGGTCGATGCGGAGCACGCCTTCGATCCCACCTACGCCCGCAAGCTCGGCGTCGATATCAATTCGCTCTTGGTCAGCCAGCCCGAGTCGGGCGAGCAGGCGCTCTCCATCGTTGAAACGCTCGTGCGCAGCGGCGCGGTGGACATCGTCGTCGTTGACTCGGTGGCTGCGCTGGTGCCGCAGGCCGAACTCGAAGGCGAGATGGGTGACAGCGTGGTCGGCCTCCAGGCGCGGCTCATGAGCCAGGCGCTGCGCAAGCTCACCGGCGCGATCTCCAAATCGAGCAGCGTCTGCATCTTCATCAACCAGCTTCGTGACAAGATCGGCGTGATGTACGGTAGCCCCGAAACCACCACCGGCGGCAAGGCGCTGAAGTTTTACTCTTCGGTGCGTCTCGACATCCGCCGGATCGCGCAGATCAAGGATGGCGAAGAGGTTGTCGGCAACCGCACCAAGGTCAAGGTGGTGAAAAACAAGGTTGCACCGCCGTTCAAAATCGCCGAGTTCGACATTCTCTATGGCGAGGGTATCTCGGTGCTGGGCGAGCTGATCGATCTGGCCGTCGAGTTCGGCATCATCAAGAAAGCGGGCGCGTGGTTCAGCTATGGCAGCGAAAAGCTCGGTCAGGGGCGCGAGAACGTCAAGCGCCTGTTGAAGGAGGACGAGACCGTGCGCAACACCATCCGCCAGCAGGTTCGCGACACGCTGACCGGAACGCCAACCGAATAA
- the dusB gene encoding tRNA dihydrouridine synthase DusB, with translation MRIGPIDIDRPIILAPMEDVTDRAFRQLCKRHGADIVYTEFVSAEAIRRGAEKSIRKLRMDAHERPVAVQIFGNTVESMVEAASIAESFEPDCLDINFGCPVKKVAGRGAGAALLKEPEKLSAIAAAVVGAVSLPVTAKTRIGWDHDSINITDTVRRLEDAGIQAVAVHGRTRSDMYKGRADWGRIAEAKRACSIPVIANGDVWSADDAVAMFAETGADGIMIGRGSIGNPFIFAQAKSLVKTGERLPLPSYRDRIDAAREHLRLSLEYKGEKHGVLEMRRHYSTYLKGLPGVSKVRNLLVREPDPAVIVELLREFEAACEALDREGLLKEGGEFLNDHSPKLILNY, from the coding sequence ATGCGTATCGGACCGATCGACATCGACCGCCCCATCATCCTCGCGCCCATGGAGGATGTGACCGACCGTGCCTTCCGGCAACTCTGCAAGCGGCACGGGGCGGACATCGTCTATACCGAATTTGTCAGCGCGGAGGCGATCCGGCGCGGCGCGGAGAAGTCGATACGCAAGCTCAGAATGGATGCGCACGAGCGACCCGTGGCGGTGCAGATTTTCGGCAACACGGTCGAATCGATGGTCGAGGCGGCCTCGATTGCCGAGAGCTTCGAGCCGGACTGCCTCGACATCAACTTCGGCTGTCCGGTCAAAAAGGTGGCCGGACGAGGCGCGGGCGCGGCGCTGCTGAAAGAGCCGGAGAAGCTCTCCGCCATCGCCGCGGCGGTGGTTGGCGCCGTCTCGCTGCCGGTGACTGCCAAGACGCGCATCGGCTGGGATCACGACTCGATCAACATCACCGACACCGTGCGGCGGCTCGAAGACGCGGGCATCCAGGCGGTCGCGGTGCACGGTCGCACGCGCAGCGATATGTACAAAGGCCGCGCAGACTGGGGGCGCATCGCCGAAGCCAAGCGAGCCTGCTCGATTCCGGTGATCGCCAACGGCGACGTCTGGAGCGCCGATGACGCCGTGGCGATGTTCGCTGAAACCGGCGCGGACGGCATCATGATCGGACGCGGCTCGATCGGCAACCCGTTCATTTTCGCGCAGGCTAAAAGCCTCGTCAAGACGGGCGAGCGCCTGCCGCTTCCGTCGTATCGCGACCGGATCGACGCCGCGAGGGAGCACCTGCGCCTGTCGCTGGAGTACAAGGGCGAAAAGCATGGCGTGCTGGAGATGCGCCGCCACTACTCGACCTACCTCAAGGGGTTGCCTGGCGTGTCGAAAGTTCGTAACCTGTTGGTGCGCGAACCCGACCCGGCGGTGATCGTCGAACTGCTCCGGGAGTTCGAGGCAGCGTGCGAAGCGCTCGACCGCGAGGGGCTTCTCAAAGAGGGTGGTGAATTTTTGAACGACCACTCGCCCAAACTGATTCTGAATTACTAA
- a CDS encoding aspartate-semialdehyde dehydrogenase has protein sequence MSSDAGYRVAVLGATGLVGRTMIKVLEERDFPVSELVPLASPRSRGEVVTFKGREFVTEVPSPEIFEGVDIALFSAGGSASLEWAPVAAQAGAIVIDNSSAFRMEEGVPLVVPEVNAESIFDREGKAAPIIANPNCSTIQMVVALKPLYDAYGISRIVVSTYQSVTGKGKAGRDALESELAGNIPEDPETFTHFHQIAFNAVPQIDAFTENGYTKEEMKMVNETRKIFDDQEIQVSPTTVRIPVYGGHGESVNVELKRDYDIKMVRALLAGSPGIVMQDDPSARIYPMPMTSYERDEVFVGRLRPDYWHPRTLNLWVVADNLRKGAATNAVQIAELLVGNL, from the coding sequence ATGAGCAGTGATGCAGGCTATCGAGTAGCCGTTCTCGGCGCAACAGGACTTGTCGGCAGAACCATGATCAAGGTGCTCGAAGAGCGCGATTTTCCCGTCAGCGAGCTGGTGCCGCTGGCATCTCCCCGAAGCCGCGGCGAAGTGGTGACCTTCAAGGGGCGCGAGTTCGTCACCGAAGTGCCGTCGCCGGAAATTTTCGAAGGTGTCGACATCGCCCTCTTCTCCGCCGGTGGCTCGGCCAGTCTGGAGTGGGCTCCTGTGGCCGCGCAGGCGGGCGCGATCGTGATCGACAACTCCTCGGCCTTCCGCATGGAGGAGGGGGTGCCACTCGTCGTCCCGGAGGTCAATGCCGAATCGATCTTCGACCGCGAAGGCAAGGCGGCCCCGATCATCGCCAATCCCAACTGCTCGACCATCCAGATGGTGGTGGCGCTCAAGCCGCTCTACGACGCCTACGGCATCAGTCGCATTGTGGTTTCGACCTACCAGTCGGTGACCGGTAAGGGCAAAGCGGGACGCGACGCGCTCGAAAGCGAGCTGGCGGGCAACATCCCCGAAGATCCGGAAACCTTTACCCACTTCCACCAGATCGCCTTCAACGCCGTGCCGCAGATCGACGCTTTCACGGAGAACGGCTACACCAAGGAGGAGATGAAGATGGTCAACGAGACCCGCAAGATCTTCGACGATCAGGAGATTCAGGTCTCTCCGACCACTGTGCGCATTCCGGTCTACGGAGGCCACGGCGAGTCGGTGAACGTCGAGCTGAAGCGCGACTACGACATCAAGATGGTGCGCGCGCTGCTGGCCGGCTCACCGGGCATCGTCATGCAGGACGACCCTTCCGCTCGAATCTATCCGATGCCGATGACCTCCTACGAGCGCGACGAGGTGTTCGTTGGCCGCCTGCGCCCAGACTACTGGCATCCGCGCACGCTCAACCTCTGGGTTGTGGCCGACAACCTCCGCAAAGGCGCGGCCACCAACGCCGTGCAGATCGCCGAGTTGCTGGTGGGGAATCTGTGA
- a CDS encoding ComEA family DNA-binding protein, with protein sequence MNFLNNLAVKLGITKSEMTAVTLLSFFLLLGGTMKYSGAMQDTDKAIKQAEAASFSEADVDSLLALALQEKRSGGISDARLVAENLPITTENERPEQTDAIASTKPASKKKLTGTIAFNTASSAQLQRISGIGPVMAKRLVEFRQRKGGKVEHFNDFLEVKGIGKKKLERLKQHLTLD encoded by the coding sequence ATGAATTTTCTGAACAATCTTGCCGTCAAACTCGGCATCACCAAATCGGAAATGACTGCCGTTACGCTCCTCAGTTTCTTCCTGCTGCTCGGAGGCACGATGAAATACAGCGGCGCGATGCAGGATACCGACAAGGCAATCAAGCAAGCCGAAGCCGCCAGCTTTTCGGAAGCCGATGTCGATAGCCTTCTCGCCCTGGCTTTGCAGGAAAAAAGGTCGGGCGGAATAAGCGATGCTCGATTGGTAGCTGAAAACCTGCCCATCACAACTGAAAATGAAAGGCCAGAACAGACTGACGCAATAGCATCGACAAAACCTGCGTCCAAGAAAAAGCTGACCGGCACAATCGCCTTCAACACGGCTTCCAGCGCACAGCTTCAACGAATTTCCGGCATCGGCCCGGTCATGGCCAAGCGGCTCGTCGAGTTCCGTCAGCGAAAAGGGGGAAAAGTCGAACATTTTAACGATTTTCTGGAAGTGAAGGGGATCGGGAAAAAGAAACTCGAACGCCTCAAACAGCATCTTACCCTCGACTGA
- the alr gene encoding alanine racemase, translating into MSADSRQNSSTADPAAPNLSEALISLGNLRHNLACIQAISGSRCRIMGIVKADAYGHGAAQVTATLEEEGIREFGVANIHEAIELKQSHRMQPESRILAFASPLAGHIEHYLEHDVEMTVCDHETVRTAEAKAAASGRRLRVQAKIDTGMGRLGVTPEEAHSLLELIDRCPNLDLVGIYTHFAEGHKAGGFTARQLEQFLDVTGGYEQRTGRTVLKHAANSGAIVSTPSARLDMVRPGILLYGCHPMDAEPTNVPVKPVMQFQCKVMFVKKVTAGTSISYSRTWSAPTSTNIATLSAGYADGVHRTLSNKATVSIGGNRYHQVGTVTMDQTMVDLGQNRSVKVGDTAVLFGWDGPSAGEQAIAAGTISYELLCAVSKRVKRVFV; encoded by the coding sequence TTGAGCGCCGATTCCCGACAAAATTCCAGCACCGCTGACCCGGCTGCCCCCAACCTTTCCGAAGCACTCATCTCGCTCGGAAATCTCCGGCACAACCTGGCCTGCATCCAAGCCATCAGCGGCTCGCGTTGCCGCATCATGGGCATCGTCAAGGCTGACGCCTACGGGCACGGTGCAGCTCAAGTCACCGCGACGCTCGAAGAAGAGGGAATCAGGGAGTTCGGTGTGGCCAATATCCACGAAGCGATCGAGCTGAAGCAAAGCCACCGGATGCAGCCGGAGTCGCGCATTCTGGCGTTCGCCTCGCCGCTTGCCGGGCACATCGAGCACTACCTTGAGCACGATGTCGAGATGACCGTCTGCGACCACGAAACCGTTCGGACCGCTGAAGCCAAAGCTGCTGCGAGCGGCCGACGGCTGCGAGTACAGGCGAAAATCGATACCGGCATGGGCCGACTCGGCGTTACGCCCGAAGAAGCGCACAGCCTGCTGGAGCTGATCGACCGCTGCCCGAACCTCGACCTCGTCGGCATCTACACCCACTTCGCCGAAGGCCACAAGGCCGGTGGTTTCACCGCCCGCCAGCTCGAACAGTTCCTCGATGTAACCGGTGGATACGAACAGCGCACGGGCAGAACCGTGCTCAAACACGCGGCCAACAGTGGCGCCATCGTCTCCACGCCCAGCGCGCGGCTCGACATGGTGCGACCCGGCATTTTGCTCTACGGCTGCCACCCGATGGACGCCGAACCGACGAACGTACCGGTGAAACCGGTGATGCAGTTCCAGTGCAAGGTGATGTTCGTCAAGAAGGTGACGGCAGGAACGTCGATCAGCTACAGCCGCACCTGGAGCGCGCCCACAAGCACGAACATCGCCACGCTCTCGGCCGGTTACGCCGACGGCGTGCACCGCACGCTTTCAAACAAGGCGACGGTCTCCATCGGCGGCAACCGTTACCACCAGGTCGGCACAGTCACGATGGATCAGACGATGGTCGATCTCGGCCAAAACCGCTCGGTCAAGGTCGGCGATACCGCCGTGCTGTTCGGCTGGGACGGCCCATCAGCCGGAGAGCAGGCCATCGCTGCCGGAACCATCAGCTACGAGCTGCTCTGCGCGGTCTCAAAACGGGTCAAGCGCGTGTTCGTCTGA